A portion of the Psilocybe cubensis strain MGC-MH-2018 chromosome 10, whole genome shotgun sequence genome contains these proteins:
- a CDS encoding Nuclear pore complex protein Nup205, with amino-acid sequence METIHRLRETLFKALSPHETFQDEQELFDELMVQKPRLNKLFDVGPRNAQEQRDIESGKPTINGKATAINAEFARQAIFLSQQLDCSEKYIASILHHVTSQNPNIGAVNCMELTIANYHQRRRELVDSLRFLLEATEAAELPDAPVTYKRIASYVRDLLPGQKSGTTQVSMGMKIFKEIELLDGIIEKADLARKNAGSNTVAPNGQQNPSLGFDILNARYESLKYERRYLAIVLWSIARIGFISPSEVEKIVDWLSSNPNHPMTYYFLNVVLTILDPVDPAAPPSPYPSMQNVLIKHTTFIASMTKKFDATTQWKNNGLKAAILLKWTLFLTEARHNDATLEQKNGFKGEELETQVWNAVQGDAFKYLALCVVHFQAKNGIAPSVSLLDNATVDPQDQREVPPADFKTMVLFSFEILLRSLITHASSELRKIKQRQEDLVLATARTDRNRASYRFANTVSPEAEKPGPPPRHDIAMLYCFIGLLYSALPKERALQFWGSSPQAGAFRLAYQESVESTSGRLPSFLQWAIWSTPTQDLTMLAALYDMLSGLANGQQCSELAYNFLARGGGDVIAGSALSVSTSATPSVSWTAIFDLLESWVMNASSPRTQPQIQSLASTHSFSTSFQNLAAVEKTPHPPFVLGPQDVLLARAFLRVMSTVVTHSIPVRTTIASHAHFRAIPTLVSLVPLGIPLELKGAIFETLAAFCEPGAGHPGVEICEAVWTLMERYEIINVRVGTGGLGQSMATGKGVEVELEQVEAPHRQYPSTIPFLKLLCALLHTPKQLPMLSLSQGVETTDTFPSNLGQPYRLPGVGPFTSFVVDMVFANIANRGYSRPSDRWQINDLCMEYVEKSLAGFNLESLVAGMDDSMSKNQALPLLVHPGFDIMRRLLTNTPLHNSIMAYIAEGLEGFENGTANEMPFFRNTIIRVLRIVLRVLEIQDIFLDVFLPLLSGIDTSEIVGHQMHSRSFYTRFDQALSFGPQYVPALATYMCYPNHSELVLLSIKILSRLSLASSPSTLVSLIQRSRDSERILAGFMQVLTSSAMDDVEESEAFAENTTGAGAPNIYPASESLEQAIRLAALDLLIQDTEVNRPYPNVAHFLLFGGKNGDQTIQDPHALGARKTSAHVLLDLVNAGVPRLKGKQQQERLPAVQVSPLFSTLPALAERCYRVIYQLCVHHKTSDFTTRYLRTREDFFARQVAKVPSFAPEHIQPPSVVPPIQVIYNDGSRVTTTVPSFSSFLRLRSYIFDLVALELHILTNKGHHKAVSDLLEILFGTDFDYEEGHSFATFHELGQSPMRVIDFLQSLMFDWADSLTVRSIDMQYLQTLNLQSCIRKDTSGCEIVDRTALTNLLLLASTTLRAKGSIANIAQNEQLNQESTYILESCAVENHRRKVSHARVGNFEAWRRLLDLALTKSFDRLPHNRRENMLFDLLHVLPAAIRSSNIEESTAVLLSETILSSITKLREDRQHQLILQSLGSDSESGTLPAERLYNILRNILQGILDNNHVELVRGNLYAALINFMHLVRSSQSSPITQTLAELESNPFSATLTASTMRESVSRGRSPSLAPSSSDRQSSTSSTLESGCLAVLKPVIERLVTTISRDAIDGTEVWKTVAFMLLDAIVQLSSLEKQHVVLASLNRHGILSNFVRSIKESDSRLQSVLKPDPDDLNSLYVYESKMSLFIRMSQTRAGAERLLEAQLLPILAQCDYLDTRPEADQSFIDQDSFLPSAIQRYHQLFMPALQVVDGILTTLGDKHATATHQALEFLSAHGSTIAILLKNDSEAVTLPSMEEIHLIITLCTSILPTVPKTEVLAPNSGFGAIHLAILGLSTRCLARGKVFPRIVPQTEADIALAQTFAFGYGNRSKFDLKVRRKERSLRKSVVAYIGACSEFTEPDITLVLSPVTITPRNEERATHFAATVPTVGDTLVALDDLCNDLAETLKQISDIGAELANKDQMGTSSAQEILREIDPALLRELEIEQKRSLLCEELDRIRTVARQDAMVVLDTLEMLLLLVWRHLEYYAEPRNMNMPPAKATITNAMRLLATSEPEVFRADVSVKIQPALQRLETLELDESSLGRDWRDNQGYIQIMCRRLRDSAGLHQESSMGGEGD; translated from the exons ATGGAAACCATTCATCGTCTAAGGGAGACCTTATTTAAAGCACTTTCCCCACACGAGACTTTTCAAGATGAACAAGAACTTTTCGACGAGTTGATGGTTCAAAAGCCTCGCTTAAACAAGCTGTTCGATGTTGGTCCCAGAAATGCTCAGGAACAGCGCGATATTGAATCAG GCAAACCCACGATTAACGGCAAAGCGACCGCAATAAACGCTGAATTCGCTCGTCAAGCCATCTTTCTCTCGCAACAACTCGACTGCTCCGAAAAGTATATTGCAAGCATTTTGCATCATGTCACCTCCCAAAATCCCAATATTGGCGCTGTTAACTGTATGGAGCTTACAATTGCCAACTACCACCAGCGACGGCGGGAGCTCGTGGATTCGCTCCGATTCTTGTTGGAGGCCACTGAGGCGGCAGAACTCCCGGACGCTCCGGTGACGTACAAGAGAATTGCAAGCTACGTGCGGGATCTATTGCCTGGTCAGAAGTCGGGGACAACGCAAGTGTCAATGGGGATGAAGATATTCAAAGAGATTGAACTGTTGGATGGGATCATTGAAAAGGCTGATCTGGCGCGCAAAAATGCAGGAAGCAATACTGTTGCACCAAATGGGCAAC AAAACCCGTCATTGGGCTTCGACATTTTGAACGCGCGCTACGAATCCCTCAAATATGAACGACGGTATCTCGCCATTGTTCTCTGGTCCATCGCGAGAATAGGATTCATCTCGCCTAGTGAGGTCGAGAAAATCGTCGACTGGCTTTCTTCAAATCCGAACCACCCAATGACCTATTACTTCCTCAACGTCGTCCTTACCATCCTCGATCCTGTCGACCCTGCTGCGCCACCTAGTCCGTATCCATCCATGCAAAACGTGCTCATCAAACACACCACATTCATTGCCTCCATGACCAAGAAATTCGATGCGACCACTCAATGGAAAAACAACGGACTCAAAGCGGCAATCCTGCTGAAATGGACATTGTTTTTAACTGAAGCGCGCCACAACGACGCAACACTGGAGCAAAAGAATGGGTTCAAAGGGGAAGAACTAGAGACTCAAGTTTGGAATGCGGTGCAAGGAGACGCATTCAAATACCTTGCACTCTGCGTGGTTCATTTTCAGGCCAAAAATGGAATTGCGCCCAGCGTGTCCCTTCTCGATAACGCGACCGTCGACCCACAAGATCAGCGTGAGGTGCCGCCAGCCGATTTTAAGACGATGGTTCTGTTCTCGTTCGAGATCCTGCTTCGCTCGCTCATCACCCACGCGTCTTCTGAGCTTCGTAAGATCAAGCAGAGGCAGGAAGATCTTGTGCTCGCCACCGCGCGCACTGACAGAAATAGGGCTTCATACCGATTTGCAAACACAGTTTCACCTGAAGCGGAAAAGCCGGGACCGCCACCTCGTCATGACATCGCGATGCTGTATTGTTTTATCGGTCTACTCTATTCTGCCCTTCCCAAAGAGCGGGCGCTCCAGTTCTGGGGGTCTAGTCCCCAAGCAGGCGCATTCCGCTTGGCTTATCAAGAGTCTGTTGAGTCGACATCAGGGCGTCTGCCATCTTTCCTTCAGTGGGCTATTTGGTCAACGCCAACGCAGGACTTGACTATGCTTGCTGCACTTTACGACATGCTGAGTGGTCTAGCGAACGGTCAACAATGCAGCGAACTCGCCTACAACTTCTTGGCGAGAGGCGGAGGGGACGTCATTGCAGGCAGCGCCTTGTCAGTCTCGACCTCGGCAACACCTTCCGTGTCATGGACTGCCATTTTCGATCTTTTGGAGTCATGGGTCATGAACGCGTCGTCTCCCCGCACACAGCCCCAAATCCAGTCCCTTGCATCCACACACTCCTTCAGCACGTCGTTCCAAAATCTAGCTGCAGTTGAGAAAACACCACATCCGCCGTTCGTCCTTGGGCCGCAGGATGTGCTCCTCGCGCGGGCGTTCTTGCGTGTTATGTCAACCGTGGTGACGCACTCGATTCCAGTCCGCACAACAATAGCATCGCATGCGCATTTTAGGGCGATTCCGACTCTTGTGTCCCTTGTCCCTCTGGGAATCCCTCTGGAGCTGAAGGGGGCCATTTTCGAGACTTTAGCTGCGTTTTGCGAACCAGGCGCAGGCCATCCGGGCGTCGAGATATGCGAAGCAGTGTGGACGCTGATGGAGAGGTATGAGATCATCAATGTCCGAGTTGGTACCGGCGGACTGGGCCAGTCCATGGCCACAGGCAAGGGCGTAGAAGTTGAGCTAGAGCAAGTCGAAGCGCCGCATCGTCAGTACCCTTCGACCATCCCTTTCCTTAAACTTTTGTGCGCACTTTTGCATACACCCAAACAGCTGCCGATGCTCAGCCTTTCTCAGGGCGTAGAAACAACAGACACGTTCCCCAGCAATCTCGGACAGCCGTATCGCCTTCCAGGCGTCGGGCCTTTCACTTCATTTGTGGTCGATATGGTGTTTGCAAATATTGCCAATCGGGGGTACTCTCGCCCTTCTGACCGGTGGCAGATCAACGATCTATGCATGGAATACGTCGAGAAGAGTCTGGCAGGGTTCAATCTGGAGTCGTTGGTTGCTGGAATGGACGACTCGATGTCTAAGAACCAAGCCCTGCCATTGCTTGTCCATCCTGGATTCGATATCATGAGACGACTACTAACGAATACGCCCCTTCACAACAGCATTATGGCATACATCGCCGAAGGCCTTGAAGGGTTTGAGAACGGCACCGCCAATGAGATGCCATTTTTCCGCAACACCATTATCCGCGTGTTGAGAATCGTACTTCGTGTACTGGAAATTCAAGACATATTCCTGGACGttttcctccctcttctttcTGGGATTGACACTTCCGAAATTGTTGGACACCAAATGCATTCGCGCTCTTTTTATACAAGGTTCGACCAGGCTCTTTCGTTTGGTCCTCAATACGTCCCTGCTCTTGCAACCTACATGTGCTACCCTAACCATTCGGAACTTGTCCTTCTCTCCATCAAAATTCTCTCCCGATTGTCGCTtgcctcctctccctctaCACTTGTCTCCTTGATCCAGAGATCCCGCGATTCAGAACGTATTCTGGCCGGCTTCATGCAGGTTCTGACCTCCTCAGCAATGGATGACGTCGAAGAGTCGGAGGCATTTGCTGAGAACACGACAGGCGCCGGCGCGCCCAACATTTATCCCGCATCGGAGTCTCTCGAACAAGCTATTCGGCTCGCTGCTCTGGATCTACTTATTCAAGACACAGAAGTCAACCGGCCGTACCCCAATGTCGCACATTTCCTGCTTTTTGGCGGAAAGAATGGCGACCAGACGATTCAGGATCCCCATGCACTGGGAGCACGCAAGACAAGCGCACATGTCCTTCTCGACCTCGTCAATGCTGGCGTTCCTAGGCTAAAGGgaaagcagcagcaggaacGACTACCCGCGGTTCAGGTCAGCCCTCTGTTCAGCACACTGCCTGCGTTGGCGGAGCGGTGCTATCGAGTGATATATCAGTTGTGTGTGCACCACAAGACGTCGGATTTCACCACTCGCTATCTGCGCACGCGTGAAGATTTCTTCGCTAGGCAGGTTGCTAAGGTTCCCTCATTCGCTCCTGAACATATTCAGCCACCTTCCGTTGTGCCCCCTATTCAGGTCATTTACAACGATGGTTCTAGAGTGACAACCACAGTCCCTtcattttcctctttcttgaGGCTGCGCTCATACATTTTTGACCTCGTCGCTTTGGAGCTCCATATCCTCACGAACAAAGGGCATCACAAGGCGGTGTCGGATCTATTGGAAATTCTGTTTGGCACTGACTTCGATTACGAAGAAGGGCATAGTTTCGCGACTTTCCATGAGCTTGGACAGTCTCCAATGAGGGTTATCGACTTTTTGCAGTCGTTGATGTTCGATTGGGCGGATAGTCTTACCGTTCGCAGTATCGATATGCaataccttcaaaccctCAACCTTCAGTCCTGCATTCGAAAAGACACCTCGGGGTGTGAAATTGTGGATCGGACAGCGTTAACCAATCTCCTCCTGTTGGCCTCGACTACCCTGCGTGCAAAGGGGAGCATCGCGAATATTGCTCAGAACGAGCAGCTCAACCAAGAGTCTACGTATATTCTCGAAAGTTGTGCAGTCGAAAACCATCGCCGAAAGGTATCACATGCGCGTGTGGGCAACTTTGAGGCTTGGAGACGGCTGTTAGATCTGGCGTTGACGAAGTCGTTTGATAGACTGCCCCATAACCGCCGCGAGAACATGTTGTTTGATTTGCTTCATGTGCTCCCCGCTGCTATTCGTTCGAGCAACATTGAGGAGTCGACGGCCGTCCTTCTCTCGGAAACCATTTTGTCGTCGATCACGAAACTGAGAGAAGACAGGCAACATCAACTTATCCTTCAGTCTTTAGGCAGCGACTCGGAGTCGGGAACGTTACCTGCAGAAAGGCTTTACAACATCCTCCGCAACATCCTCCAAGGTATTCTCGATAACAACCACGTCGAGCTCGTTCGTGGTAACCTCTACGCCGCTCTCATCAATTTCATGCACCTCGTACGATCATCCCAATCTTCACCCATCACCCAGACACTCGCAGAGCTGGAGAGTAACCCCTTCTCTGCGACTTTGACTGCTTCCACGATGCGAGAGAGCGTCTCGCGCGGCCGAAGCCCGTCGCTTGCTCCATCATCGAGCGACCGTCAATCATCAACGTCATCAACACTGGAAAGCGGTTGTCTAGCAGTTCTTAAACCTGTCATCGAACGGCTGGTTACTACGATCTCCCGAGACGCCATTGATGGCACCGAAGTTTGGAAGACGGTCGCATTTATGCTTTTGGACGCCATCGTTCAGCTTTCGAGTCTTGAAAAGCAGCATGTTGTCTTAGCTTCTCTCAACCGGCATGGGATTCTTTCCAACTTTGTGCGCAGTATTAAAGAATCAGATTCACGGCTTCAGAGCGTTCTGAAGCCCGACCCTG ATGATTTGAATTCGCTTTACGTCTATGAGTCGAAGATGTCCCTGTTCATCAGGATGTCACAGACTCGTGCTGGCGCAGAACGTCTTCTTGAAGCACAGTTGCTGCCCATCCTTGCTCAATGTGACTATCTGGATACAAGACCTGAAGCCGATCAGTCATTTATAG ATCAGGATTCTTTCTTACCTTCTGCTATCCAGAGATACCACCAGTTGTTCATGCCTGCACTTCAGGTCGTAGATGGCATCCTTACTACACTAGGAGACAAACATGCAACAGCTACCCATCAG GCGCTCGAATTCTTGTCGGCACATGGCTCTACCATCGCCATCTTGCTCAAAAACGATTCAGAAGCTGTTACTCTTCCTTCGATGGAAGAGATCCACCTGATTATCACATTGTGCACTAGTATCCTTCCCACCGTGCCGAAAACAGAAGTG CTTGCTCCTAATTCCGGTTTTGGTGCAATTCACCTGGCCATCTTGGGCTTGTCGACGAGATGTCTTGCCCGTGGAAAGGTTTTCCCTCGCATTGTGCCTCAGACAGAGGCGGATATCGCTTTGGCTCAGACCTTTGCCTTCG GGTATGGCAACAGATCAAAGTTTGACCTCAAAGTTCGCCGGAAGGAGAGATCGTTGCGAAAGAGCGTCGTTGCCTATATTGGTGCATGCAGTGAATTCACAG AACCTGACATCACGCTGGTGCTATCGCCTGTGACGATCACTCCTCGGAACGAAGAGCGAGCAACTCATTTCGCTG CCACTGTGCCTACTGTAGGCGACACCCTTGTCGCTCTGGATGACCTATGCAATGAtcttgcggagacactaAAGCAGATATCTGATATCGGTGCAGAGCTAGCGAATAAGGACCAGATGGGCACGAGCAGTGCTCAGGAG ATTCTTCGTGAAATTGACCCTGCCCTCCTCCGCGAGTTGGAGATTGAGCAAAAACGATCATTGCTTTGCGAAGAGCTCGACAGAATCAGAACCGTGGCTAGACAAGACGCAATGGTTGTACTCGACACACTAGAAATGCTGCTGCTACTTGTGTGGCGTCATTTGGAGTACTACGCAGAACCTCGGAACATGAACATGCCACCCGCGAAAGCCACAATAACGAATGCTATGCGCCTGTTGGCCACGTCAGAGCCGGAAGTGTTCCGTGCTGATGTGAGCGTGAAGATCCAGCCTGCGCTGCAGAGATTGGAGACACTGGAGTTG GATGAATCTTCGCTTGGTCGTGACTGGCGAGATAACCAAGGGTATATCCAAATCATGTGCAGACGGTTGAGGGATAGTGCAGGGTTACACCAGGAGTCGTCGATGGGTGGAGAAGGCGATTAG
- a CDS encoding Protein transport protein sft2 translates to MPPTSSEQNFRANLSQFRWARGNTDDSQPAAQASQSGNPFSRFYNAIAGDYIPLRSNEQSNEDEAWFALSRWERLLGFGGCLIGAGICFFVAFLTLPVLPLRRVLTLLSAYHLLNVISRPSKFALAFSLGSLLVMFGFSVLIGPVNHIKHLMSKERLPFSLVYFSSLGLTLYFSLGPRSWLGCVLTGAVQVFALIAYVLAYFPGGTQTLRMGGSLALRGAGSLLPR, encoded by the exons ATGCCGCCAACATCGTCAGAACAGAATTTCCGCGCCAACCTCTCTCAATTTCGCTGGGCTCGAGGGAACACCGACGATTCACAGCCAGCAGCGCAGGCGTCACAGTCTGGCAATCCATTTTCCCGATTCTACAATGCTATTGCAGGGGACTATATACCACTAAGGTCGAACGAGCAGTCGAATGAGGACGAAGCGTGGTTTGCGCTGTCAAGATGGGAGAG GCTGCTTGGGTTTGGAGGCTGTTTGATTGGCGCAGGGATCTGTTTCTTCGTGGCGTTCTTGACCCTGCCTGTCCTACCTCTTAGGCGAGTATTAACACTATTATCGGCGTACCATTTACTGAACGTCATCTCCAGGCCATCAAAATTTGCACTGGCATTCAG CTTGGGGAGCCTCCTCGTTATGTTCGG CTTCTCTGTTCTTATAGGGCCAGTGAACCACATCAAGCACCTGATGTCGAAAGAACGACTACCTTTCTCCCTCGTTTACTTTTCAAGCTTAGGACTTACACTATACTTCTCTCTGGGG CCCAGGTCATGGCTAGGATGCGTTCTCACTGGAGCAGTACAA GTTTTTGCCCTCATTGCCTATGTGCTGGCATATTTCCCAGGAGGCACACAGACGTTACGTATGGGAGGATCACTTGCACTCCGAGGAGCAGGAAGCCTGCTGCCTCGGTGA